From the genome of Cyprinus carpio isolate SPL01 chromosome B24, ASM1834038v1, whole genome shotgun sequence:
ACACTAAAATGTCTTCCAGGTCTCTGTCAGTACCTCAGTCTCCAGTGATTGTATCTCGCGTGGGAGCTCCACAGCATAGCGGGTGAAGTAATCCATGGTGATGGCATCATTCCAGTAGCTCAAGTTGTTCTCCTGAGTTGCAGACTTCTTCTTTTTCCTCATACAGCATACGGTAAGCAGCACGGCTGAAGAAAAGAAgacataatattattaatataaatttcagaAAGTTGTAAGGAAAAGCCACTAAGCCACAAAGGGAATACTGTGTTATCTTGTGTCTTTGGAAAAGTTCCTGTCAAGTGCTGATGACAGAAAGAACAAGCTTCGAAAACTGGAGGAAGTGTGATATTGGTTACTCACAGCATGAGGAGACAGGCACGCTAATGGCAAGAACCAACCACACAATGTCCATTTTGTCCAGGCAGATGGTGTTTTTTTCTTGAGAAGGATTTTTTCGTGCAGGACCTGACTGGTTCCCAGATCCCCATGGACCTTGCGTGGTGGCTGGGACCTGCCTGTTCATGAAGCTCCCGCTAGCTGGGGAGGGTGCCTCTGAGATGTTCGAATCATTCGCTGCAGGCCATGCGGCGTCAGTGCTGTTGATAACATCTGTGGTATTACTTATAGAGACAACAGAACCAATGGTCATATTGGTGGTTCCATCACCTTGGATTACCATAAAGTTTCCGCTCTTTGTTGTAGAAGTGGGATTGGATGTTGTAACATGGTTAGAGGGCAGGGCTTGAGCTGGGGGAGGAGACTGGATGCCAGTTTGTGCCAAAGCTCTTGGCACCGTTTCCAATGGGAGAGTGGGATTCTCCAATGAAGACACATTGCGCAATGTAATGGTGTGGTGCGAAGCCTCCTTATCCGTGTTCTGCCCTTTGTGGGTTTTGTAGTTTGAAGACGATGGTGGATATTGAATGGGCTCCTTCACTTTCATCTCTCCAGCATCTGTGGTCCTTGAAAGGTCCTCAACACCAGGGTCCACATCATTTTCAGTCCCTGAGAGAAAAGAATGACCTAAGCCAGAATTTGTGGCTTGGTTCACTGGCTTTCTACTGATTGTACTTGGCTTGTCGGTATTAGTGCTAAAGTTCTGGTCTTGGGTTTTAGTGGTGAAAAACCCAGAGCTTGTTCTATTGACCATACTTCCAGAGGTCACTTGGGTTGCTTCTAATTTTGGAAGAGGGACTCTGGAACCAATAGGATGTGCCCCTACTGTTGTTGTTTGAATTATGGCAGATGGTACAGTGTTCTTCGGTGTCTGGAATGAGTGGACAGTAGTGGGTCTACTGATGGGTTCTAGAGAGGTTCTGCTGCTTGTTGACATCGAGACAAAATACCGAGGGGTTTGGCTGGGTTGAAGCTCCTCTGCGGAGAACACCAGCCCAACTGGCACAGAGAGAATCAGCAGAAcacctgag
Proteins encoded in this window:
- the LOC109052852 gene encoding transmembrane protein 108-like isoform X1, with the protein product MQKVHSGISENHEHCGGGAGPHDTMKRSLQVLPHQLLSVLLILSVPVGLVFSAEELQPSQTPRYFVSMSTSSRTSLEPISRPTTVHSFQTPKNTVPSAIIQTTTVGAHPIGSRVPLPKLEATQVTSGSMVNRTSSGFFTTKTQDQNFSTNTDKPSTISRKPVNQATNSGLGHSFLSGTENDVDPGVEDLSRTTDAGEMKVKEPIQYPPSSSNYKTHKGQNTDKEASHHTITLRNVSSLENPTLPLETVPRALAQTGIQSPPPAQALPSNHVTTSNPTSTTKSGNFMVIQGDGTTNMTIGSVVSISNTTDVINSTDAAWPAANDSNISEAPSPASGSFMNRQVPATTQGPWGSGNQSGPARKNPSQEKNTICLDKMDIVWLVLAISVPVSSCSVLLTVCCMRKKKKSATQENNLSYWNDAITMDYFTRYAVELPREIQSLETEEQETCLPPNGDYSDSGVVLVNPFCQETLFINRDKASDI
- the LOC109052852 gene encoding transmembrane protein 108-like isoform X2, which gives rise to MKRSLQVLPHQLLSVLLILSVPVGLVFSAEELQPSQTPRYFVSMSTSSRTSLEPISRPTTVHSFQTPKNTVPSAIIQTTTVGAHPIGSRVPLPKLEATQVTSGSMVNRTSSGFFTTKTQDQNFSTNTDKPSTISRKPVNQATNSGLGHSFLSGTENDVDPGVEDLSRTTDAGEMKVKEPIQYPPSSSNYKTHKGQNTDKEASHHTITLRNVSSLENPTLPLETVPRALAQTGIQSPPPAQALPSNHVTTSNPTSTTKSGNFMVIQGDGTTNMTIGSVVSISNTTDVINSTDAAWPAANDSNISEAPSPASGSFMNRQVPATTQGPWGSGNQSGPARKNPSQEKNTICLDKMDIVWLVLAISVPVSSCSVLLTVCCMRKKKKSATQENNLSYWNDAITMDYFTRYAVELPREIQSLETEEQETCLPPNGDYSDSGVVLVNPFCQETLFINRDKASDI